The following coding sequences are from one Paenibacillus sp. FSL R5-0912 window:
- a CDS encoding sigma-70 family RNA polymerase sigma factor, producing MVYETSRELYSSVEKGFSSYVKSCLAHKRSKLFKSYDQERIRFRSLNDLNEKALTRISGYTTQVTISENENSLFEVLLSLNSLERRLIYLKFHEEKTDREIAKTLGVSRQAVTKARKKLLEKMKKRLKL from the coding sequence ATGGTATATGAGACTAGTAGAGAGTTGTATTCTTCGGTTGAAAAAGGATTTAGCAGCTACGTTAAGTCTTGTCTCGCTCATAAAAGAAGTAAATTATTTAAAAGCTACGATCAGGAAAGGATTCGCTTTAGGTCACTTAACGATTTAAACGAGAAGGCTTTGACTAGAATTAGTGGATATACAACCCAAGTTACAATCTCTGAAAATGAGAACTCTTTATTTGAAGTATTATTATCTTTAAATTCATTAGAAAGAAGACTTATTTACTTGAAATTTCATGAGGAAAAAACAGACAGGGAAATTGCCAAAACGTTAGGAGTTAGTAGACAAGCTGTCACAAAAGCAAGGAAGAAGCTACTTGAAAAAATGAAAAAAAGATTGAAATTATAA
- a CDS encoding helix-turn-helix domain-containing protein, whose protein sequence is MREVLELIILSQSGDTLAETELIQRYEGLIYKLSWHNGKFHEDCKQQLTLEFIIAVRSFDLERYTNNPNY, encoded by the coding sequence ATGCGTGAAGTATTAGAACTTATCATATTATCTCAAAGTGGAGACACGCTGGCAGAGACTGAACTTATTCAAAGATATGAAGGTTTGATATATAAACTGTCTTGGCACAACGGTAAATTTCATGAAGATTGTAAACAACAACTAACATTAGAGTTTATTATAGCCGTAAGAAGCTTTGATCTTGAACGTTATACTAATAATCCAAACTACTAA
- a CDS encoding helix-turn-helix domain-containing protein, translating into MEHAALITLNQQEAYDLLFQDFPDVVNISDMCEMLGGISNKTAYRLLQENKISCFKIGRIYKIPKINILMYLNLFSFTFDRTNLDDLPQ; encoded by the coding sequence ATGGAGCATGCTGCTTTAATAACACTTAACCAACAAGAAGCGTATGATCTTTTGTTTCAGGACTTTCCAGACGTAGTTAATATCAGCGATATGTGTGAAATGCTTGGAGGCATAAGCAACAAAACAGCCTATAGACTTCTACAGGAGAATAAAATTAGTTGTTTTAAAATCGGTCGAATTTACAAAATCCCAAAAATCAACATTCTAATGTATCTTAATCTTTTCTCATTTACTTTTGATCGTACGAACCTTGACGATTTACCGCAATGA
- a CDS encoding tyrosine-type recombinase/integrase translates to MIAGHLQKKKGLFYIVLNCKDENGKRKPKWIPTGLSIKGNKKRAEIMLIEARKNFPEPTDEEEVELLSESIIKIDDPIINVIPDTETPADPNDILFADFMLEWLEIVKPSIELTTYISYTNAVRVRIVPYFQETGVSLLSLKPYHIQDFYQYALNELNVKANTVIHYHANIRSALQYAFVTERIFSNPADKVLRPKKELFIGSSYTAAEVNHLLEIVQGTKIELSIILAAFYGMRRSEALGIKWAAIDMVNRTITVKHTVTAASLNGKLITIAKDNTKNKPSRRTLPLVDAFYDLLVRLKRQQEVNRQLCGGSYCTEYLDYINVDEMGYLIKPNYITQHFALVLRKNGLRHIRYHDLRHSCATLLLANGVSMKEVQEWLGHSDYSTTANIYAHLEYSSKLSSANTMNQIIKIKDSSLE, encoded by the coding sequence TTGATTGCAGGCCATCTACAAAAAAAGAAAGGCTTATTCTATATTGTATTAAATTGCAAGGATGAAAATGGCAAACGGAAACCAAAATGGATTCCGACAGGGCTTTCGATCAAAGGAAACAAAAAACGAGCAGAAATTATGCTTATAGAAGCACGAAAAAATTTCCCCGAGCCTACTGATGAAGAAGAGGTTGAATTGCTCTCAGAGTCGATAATTAAGATTGACGACCCTATTATTAATGTTATACCAGACACAGAAACACCTGCGGATCCAAATGACATTTTATTCGCTGATTTTATGCTTGAATGGCTGGAAATTGTAAAGCCAAGTATCGAACTTACCACTTACATTTCTTACACCAATGCTGTTCGGGTTAGAATCGTTCCTTATTTCCAAGAGACAGGAGTCTCACTTTTAAGTCTCAAGCCATATCATATACAGGATTTTTATCAGTATGCCTTAAATGAATTGAACGTCAAAGCTAATACTGTTATTCATTATCATGCCAACATTCGTTCCGCACTTCAATATGCTTTTGTAACAGAACGAATCTTCTCTAATCCGGCGGATAAAGTACTTCGGCCAAAGAAAGAACTCTTCATCGGTAGCTCTTATACTGCTGCAGAAGTAAATCATCTATTGGAGATAGTGCAAGGCACCAAAATTGAGCTTTCAATAATCCTGGCCGCATTTTACGGAATGCGGAGAAGTGAAGCACTAGGAATAAAATGGGCAGCAATTGATATGGTTAACCGTACAATTACTGTTAAGCACACTGTAACCGCAGCGTCTCTTAATGGGAAGCTAATTACCATTGCAAAAGACAATACAAAGAACAAACCAAGTCGACGTACCCTTCCCCTTGTAGACGCGTTCTATGACCTCCTAGTGCGTCTTAAACGACAGCAAGAGGTAAATAGGCAGTTATGTGGTGGTTCATACTGTACAGAGTATCTTGACTATATTAACGTCGATGAGATGGGCTATCTTATCAAGCCAAATTATATAACTCAACACTTTGCACTAGTGCTTAGAAAGAATGGTCTGCGACATATTCGTTATCATGATCTTCGGCATAGTTGCGCAACACTATTGTTGGCCAATGGAGTTAGCATGAAAGAAGTACAAGAATGGCTAGGCCACAGTGATTACTCCACTACAGCAAATATTTATGCACACTTGGAGTACAGTTCGAAATTGTCTTCAGCCAATACTATGAACCAAATCATAAAAATAAAAGACAGTTCATTAGAATAA
- a CDS encoding LysM peptidoglycan-binding domain-containing protein — MKIHIVKQGDSLFALSQKYGVPLQKIIEANPQITNPDVLAVGDKVKIPAAPIPVPDNSEVYYKHTVKQGDTLWKLSKAWGITLKDMIDANPQLKNPNVLMTGEVVNIPKKANAASPIQAQSVSPAKANTTPIQAQSTAPAVVDKTAIGGKTYTGPIEKPAPVVSPAAEAVPVPIAAHVPAPNPAPNKAPEVMPIQEIVHEKQSLYVQISVPAQEAITYEMPKEAHKTEVQPAAWNDGKVSPCDQTEGYPGLNENPYFVNCPPVYPVYEPMGMMDINAAPNYIQPAAFMPDCPPSYAYPASIYPANEYPGGWYPNASPDYNNAVMSAVSPASDNATFVSPQYSGQPVNLPWPSCGCGGMSIQPYSYEQAMQPMYNMYPMYGMPQPGMMGSPYSAGMNSMPNAVSPMYDQPMVSNIPPYPSYPGMENYAHNRVPEIQVPELAGQEAAEAPEAGRAEAQSVKNSKGGASKAAGGKVKTSSQTTTAKAKTSSKTGSSSNERSSTAKKKKNPWISN, encoded by the coding sequence GTGAAAATACACATTGTTAAGCAAGGCGATTCGCTGTTTGCGTTATCGCAGAAGTATGGAGTGCCGCTGCAAAAAATAATCGAGGCCAATCCGCAAATCACGAATCCAGATGTGCTTGCTGTCGGAGATAAAGTCAAAATACCGGCAGCCCCGATACCTGTACCAGATAACAGTGAGGTCTACTACAAGCATACCGTCAAGCAAGGCGACACCTTGTGGAAGCTCTCCAAAGCATGGGGAATTACGCTGAAGGACATGATTGATGCCAACCCCCAGCTTAAGAATCCCAATGTTCTGATGACTGGGGAAGTTGTAAATATCCCTAAGAAAGCTAATGCTGCTTCTCCTATTCAGGCTCAGTCTGTCTCTCCGGCAAAAGCTAATACTACTCCCATTCAGGCACAATCTACAGCACCTGCAGTCGTAGACAAAACAGCTATTGGCGGAAAAACCTATACTGGGCCCATAGAAAAGCCGGCTCCTGTCGTGTCCCCTGCCGCAGAAGCAGTCCCGGTTCCCATTGCTGCTCATGTACCGGCACCTAATCCTGCACCCAATAAAGCCCCCGAAGTGATGCCGATTCAGGAAATCGTTCATGAGAAACAAAGCTTATATGTACAGATCTCAGTTCCGGCACAAGAAGCCATCACATATGAGATGCCCAAAGAAGCACATAAAACTGAGGTTCAGCCAGCGGCATGGAACGATGGTAAAGTCTCTCCCTGCGACCAGACCGAAGGTTATCCCGGTCTGAATGAGAACCCGTATTTCGTGAATTGTCCGCCAGTGTATCCTGTGTATGAGCCAATGGGGATGATGGATATAAACGCTGCACCTAACTACATTCAGCCTGCGGCTTTTATGCCGGATTGCCCGCCGTCCTATGCTTATCCTGCCAGTATCTATCCTGCGAATGAATATCCCGGAGGCTGGTACCCTAATGCTTCGCCAGACTATAATAACGCCGTTATGTCCGCAGTGAGTCCGGCCAGTGATAATGCCACTTTTGTTTCTCCGCAGTATAGCGGCCAGCCGGTCAATCTTCCTTGGCCTTCCTGCGGCTGCGGCGGAATGTCCATTCAGCCATATTCGTATGAACAGGCGATGCAGCCAATGTACAATATGTATCCGATGTATGGCATGCCGCAGCCGGGAATGATGGGTTCACCGTATTCAGCGGGAATGAATTCAATGCCTAATGCAGTGTCGCCGATGTACGATCAGCCGATGGTATCGAATATCCCACCTTATCCGTCCTACCCTGGTATGGAGAACTATGCCCATAATCGTGTGCCGGAAATCCAGGTGCCGGAGCTTGCAGGACAGGAAGCGGCAGAGGCTCCTGAAGCAGGACGCGCCGAAGCACAGTCGGTTAAGAATTCCAAGGGCGGAGCTTCCAAAGCGGCAGGGGGAAAAGTGAAAACTTCCAGCCAGACAACCACAGCCAAAGCTAAGACTTCTTCCAAAACAGGTTCAAGCTCAAATGAACGTTCAAGTACAGCCAAAAAGAAAAAGAATCCATGGATATCTAACTAA
- the ilvE gene encoding branched-chain-amino-acid transaminase, with amino-acid sequence MAEQWIYLDGQHVTKDNAKVSVFDHGFLYGDGIFEGIRIYNGNIFKCKGHLDRLYDSAKSIMLEIPLTYDEMLAAMAETIRLNEMRNGYIRLIVSRGPGNLGLDPRRCPKASVIIIVEQLAIYPEQAYLNGLRAVSVSQRRNIPDALNPKIKSLNYLNNILVKIQSNLAEADEAIMMNAQGYVTEGSGDNIFIIKRGVVYTPPCYLGALEGITRLAIIELCEKLGLPLKEEPFTMHDVYIADEVFFTGTAAEVIAAREIDGRIIGSGHAGPITLQLLEEFRNVVDKDGYKVWE; translated from the coding sequence ATGGCTGAACAATGGATCTATCTGGATGGACAACATGTAACGAAGGACAATGCTAAGGTATCGGTATTTGATCACGGCTTTTTATATGGAGACGGTATTTTCGAAGGAATCCGTATATATAACGGCAACATTTTCAAATGCAAAGGCCATCTGGACAGGCTGTATGATTCGGCCAAATCGATTATGCTGGAGATTCCGCTGACCTATGATGAGATGCTGGCGGCTATGGCTGAGACAATCCGTCTTAATGAAATGCGCAACGGGTATATCCGTCTGATCGTTTCGCGCGGTCCTGGTAACCTGGGGCTTGATCCGCGCCGCTGTCCCAAAGCGAGTGTCATTATTATTGTAGAGCAGCTGGCGATCTACCCGGAACAGGCTTATCTGAACGGACTCCGTGCCGTATCGGTATCCCAGCGCCGTAACATCCCGGATGCGCTGAATCCGAAGATCAAATCGCTGAACTATCTCAACAACATTCTGGTGAAGATCCAGTCTAATCTGGCGGAAGCCGATGAAGCGATTATGATGAATGCGCAAGGATATGTAACCGAAGGATCAGGCGACAACATCTTCATTATCAAAAGAGGAGTAGTCTACACACCTCCCTGCTATTTGGGCGCGCTTGAAGGAATTACCCGTCTGGCGATTATTGAGCTATGTGAGAAATTGGGCTTGCCGCTGAAGGAAGAGCCGTTCACAATGCATGATGTATATATTGCCGATGAAGTCTTCTTCACCGGTACTGCAGCCGAAGTTATTGCAGCCCGTGAAATCGACGGCCGGATTATCGGTTCTGGTCACGCCGGCCCGATTACCCTGCAGCTGCTTGAAGAATTCCGCAATGTTGTGGATAAAGACGGTTATAAGGTGTGGGAATAG
- the pheA gene encoding prephenate dehydratase, whose translation MKSIAVLPQGSVSHEALLHLFGGNPVNIEHHKLISDVFLSTANGVTDYSVIPIENTIEGSVSLHIDWLINEVNLPMQAEWIFPSVQNLIGNPQEFTDGSGHKDYTKIVKILSHPVAMAQCLQFIRKAAPWAELESVGSTSEAVEIVKNNPGKGWAAIGTSLGAATHGLEIVERQVTDHNNNYTRFVLVGQEKLELPLESSGDKTSILVTLPEDFPGALHQVLAAFSWRKLNLSRIESRPTKKKLGTYYFYIDVLEPIESVLLPGAIEEIKALGCQVRILGSYPTYTYEEEKAEVQ comes from the coding sequence ATGAAATCAATAGCGGTATTGCCGCAGGGCTCGGTGTCACATGAAGCGCTGCTGCATTTATTTGGGGGTAACCCGGTAAATATTGAGCATCATAAGCTGATATCCGATGTCTTTCTGTCTACGGCGAACGGAGTTACGGATTACAGTGTGATTCCGATTGAGAATACGATTGAAGGCTCGGTCAGCCTGCATATTGACTGGCTCATTAATGAGGTGAATCTGCCGATGCAGGCGGAGTGGATTTTTCCGTCGGTGCAGAACCTGATCGGTAATCCGCAGGAATTCACGGATGGGAGCGGGCATAAGGATTATACGAAGATTGTCAAAATCCTGTCCCATCCGGTTGCTATGGCACAATGTCTGCAGTTCATCCGCAAAGCCGCACCGTGGGCGGAGCTGGAATCGGTAGGCAGTACTTCCGAAGCTGTTGAAATTGTAAAGAATAATCCCGGCAAGGGCTGGGCCGCCATCGGTACATCACTGGGGGCAGCTACGCACGGGCTGGAGATTGTGGAGCGGCAGGTTACAGACCATAATAACAATTACACGCGTTTTGTACTTGTTGGCCAGGAGAAGCTGGAGCTCCCGCTAGAGAGCAGTGGAGACAAGACGAGTATTCTTGTGACGCTGCCTGAGGATTTCCCTGGTGCGCTGCATCAGGTGCTGGCTGCATTTTCCTGGCGGAAGCTGAATCTGTCGCGGATTGAATCACGGCCGACCAAGAAGAAACTGGGTACTTATTATTTCTATATTGATGTGCTGGAACCGATAGAGTCGGTACTGCTCCCGGGGGCAATTGAAGAGATCAAGGCCTTGGGCTGTCAGGTACGGATTCTGGGGTCCTATCCCACATACACCTATGAGGAAGAGAAAGCGGAGGTGCAGTAA
- the thrB gene encoding homoserine kinase, translated as MSIYGRSRVKVPASTANLGPGFDTLGMALSLYAWIEMEEAAETVFHLYGDEMKGIACDKSNLLYKVAQMVFAEAGVSVPELSISMYSEIPLTRGLGSSASAIVGALAAANAMIGSPLGSAKLFDMATALEKHPDNVGASIFGGIITAAWDGQHADYIRIEPPQALEVLVVIPEFELETVKARGLLPAEVTMGDAVHNISRTSLLTAALSAGRLDMIGRAMQDRLHQPYRAPMVPGMEKLLAEAPGRGALGIALSGAGPTLLCMVDRSSDKKQELEHFLTETMQENGIPSRTVWLSPCTSGVTTELLERNGMQNGSFLDMIKGELQS; from the coding sequence ATGAGTATTTACGGAAGGTCTAGAGTAAAAGTCCCTGCCAGCACCGCCAATCTCGGTCCGGGATTCGATACACTGGGCATGGCACTGTCACTGTATGCCTGGATTGAGATGGAAGAGGCGGCAGAAACGGTTTTTCACCTTTATGGTGATGAGATGAAGGGTATCGCCTGTGACAAAAGCAATCTGCTGTACAAGGTAGCTCAGATGGTGTTTGCAGAAGCCGGGGTTTCGGTCCCCGAACTATCCATCTCGATGTATTCAGAAATTCCGCTTACCCGGGGTCTCGGCAGCAGTGCTTCCGCGATTGTTGGCGCATTGGCCGCAGCGAATGCTATGATTGGTTCACCGCTTGGGTCTGCGAAGCTGTTTGATATGGCTACAGCGCTTGAGAAGCATCCAGATAATGTTGGAGCCTCCATCTTCGGGGGGATTATCACAGCAGCATGGGATGGGCAACATGCCGATTATATCCGGATAGAGCCTCCACAGGCGCTGGAAGTGCTGGTGGTTATTCCTGAATTTGAGCTGGAGACAGTCAAAGCAAGGGGACTACTGCCTGCCGAAGTTACAATGGGCGATGCAGTCCATAATATCAGCCGTACCTCGCTGTTAACTGCAGCACTATCCGCCGGCCGGCTCGATATGATTGGCAGAGCGATGCAGGACCGCCTGCATCAGCCGTACCGTGCACCCATGGTGCCTGGGATGGAGAAGCTGCTTGCTGAGGCGCCCGGGCGTGGTGCTCTGGGGATTGCGCTAAGCGGCGCAGGCCCTACATTGTTATGTATGGTGGACCGCAGCAGCGATAAGAAGCAGGAGCTGGAGCATTTCCTGACAGAGACGATGCAGGAGAATGGGATTCCTTCCCGGACTGTATGGCTGTCGCCATGTACTTCAGGTGTTACTACGGAGCTGCTTGAAAGAAACGGGATGCAAAACGGATCATTTTTGGATATGATAAAAGGAGAATTACAGTCATGA
- a CDS encoding homoserine dehydrogenase: MKPVKVGLLGLGTVGTGVVRIVEGNQEDLSSQVGSPILIERIAVKNTEKPREIEVDPSKITDDPWEVIRDPEIDVIVEVMGGIAGTKEYILEALERGKHIVTANKDLMALHGSEILAKAQEKQCDVFYEASVAGGIPIIRTLIEGFSSDKIMKIMGIVNGTTNYILSKMSQEGASYLDVLKEAQELGYAESDPTSDVEGLDAARKMAILGTLGFRTNVELSDVSVSGISGVSKEDIAFAKRLGYEMKLLGIAERQDEEFSISVQPTMIRASHPIASVNGVYNAVYVYGQAVGETMFYGAGAGAMPTATSIVADLVAVIKNLKLGVNGLKQIVPYKQKKLKSDEDIFYKNFLLLHVDDKAGVLAKITQVFAEYDVSLDSVVQQANANNPDAEIIIVTHNASKASMNKVLRHLEQLNVIHRIKSHYRVEG; encoded by the coding sequence ATGAAGCCGGTTAAAGTGGGATTACTGGGTTTAGGTACAGTAGGTACGGGTGTAGTCCGTATCGTTGAAGGGAATCAGGAGGATTTGAGCAGCCAGGTAGGCTCGCCGATCCTGATTGAACGTATAGCCGTGAAGAATACGGAGAAGCCGCGGGAAATTGAAGTCGATCCATCCAAGATCACCGATGACCCTTGGGAGGTTATCCGCGACCCGGAAATTGATGTCATTGTCGAGGTCATGGGCGGTATTGCGGGAACGAAAGAGTACATTCTAGAGGCACTGGAGCGCGGCAAACATATCGTTACAGCCAACAAGGACCTGATGGCCCTGCATGGCTCGGAGATTCTCGCCAAAGCTCAGGAGAAGCAGTGCGATGTGTTCTATGAGGCCAGCGTGGCGGGAGGCATTCCGATTATCCGTACACTGATTGAAGGATTCTCCTCCGACAAGATTATGAAGATTATGGGTATCGTTAACGGGACAACTAACTACATACTTAGCAAAATGAGCCAGGAAGGCGCGTCTTATCTGGATGTGCTGAAGGAAGCGCAGGAACTCGGGTATGCTGAATCGGATCCTACTTCAGACGTGGAGGGGCTGGATGCAGCACGTAAGATGGCTATCCTGGGTACCCTTGGCTTCCGGACCAACGTTGAACTGAGCGATGTCAGTGTGAGTGGCATTTCCGGCGTGAGCAAAGAAGATATTGCTTTTGCCAAACGGCTGGGATACGAGATGAAGCTGCTCGGCATTGCCGAACGGCAGGATGAAGAATTCAGCATCAGTGTGCAGCCTACGATGATCCGTGCGAGCCATCCGATTGCATCCGTGAACGGAGTGTATAATGCGGTATATGTGTATGGTCAAGCCGTAGGGGAAACGATGTTTTATGGTGCCGGAGCAGGCGCGATGCCTACCGCAACCTCGATTGTGGCAGATCTTGTAGCTGTGATCAAGAATCTGAAGCTGGGTGTGAACGGACTCAAGCAGATTGTCCCCTATAAGCAGAAGAAGCTGAAGAGCGATGAAGATATCTTCTACAAGAACTTCCTCCTCCTGCACGTAGATGACAAAGCGGGTGTGCTGGCGAAGATTACTCAAGTGTTTGCCGAATATGATGTCAGTCTGGATTCCGTTGTACAGCAGGCTAATGCCAATAACCCGGATGCAGAAATCATTATTGTAACGCACAATGCCAGCAAGGCGAGTATGAATAAAGTATTGCGGCATTTAGAGCAATTGAATGTCATTCACCGCATCAAAAGCCATTATCGTGTAGAAGGCTGA
- a CDS encoding ACT domain-containing protein, with amino-acid sequence MKERYYLVREDILPDAVLKTMQVKQLLEAGDAKTVHEGVEQVGLSRSAFYKYKDGIHLIHQLERERIVTISIDLEHESGMLSKVLGSVAVHGANVLTIHQSIPLQGRANVVISVEISHLNEELGDLLDSLKAISGVKRALIIGQG; translated from the coding sequence GTGAAAGAACGCTATTATTTGGTCCGGGAGGACATATTGCCCGATGCTGTACTGAAGACCATGCAGGTCAAGCAGCTGCTGGAAGCAGGAGATGCCAAAACGGTACACGAGGGCGTGGAGCAGGTTGGACTTAGCCGCAGCGCTTTTTATAAATACAAAGATGGAATTCATTTAATTCATCAGCTGGAACGTGAGCGTATAGTAACCATCTCGATAGATCTGGAGCACGAATCAGGTATGCTCTCTAAAGTGCTGGGTTCTGTAGCTGTCCACGGGGCCAACGTGCTGACGATTCACCAGAGTATTCCGCTGCAGGGGCGGGCCAACGTGGTCATCTCTGTCGAAATTTCTCATTTAAATGAAGAATTAGGCGATTTACTGGATAGTCTAAAGGCAATCTCGGGTGTGAAACGGGCGTTAATTATCGGACAGGGCTAG
- a CDS encoding SPFH domain-containing protein: MAIIEVVKYDGPAGVFAWKYPNQELGTWTQLIVNESQEAILFKGGEALDSFTAGRHTLSTANIPILSNVVNLPFGGKSPFTAEVWFVNKMNSMNVKWGTSSPLQLQDPKYQIMISVRAFGQFGVKIEDPRKFLLKLVGTLPLFDQDTMVSYFRGLLMSNINELISSYLVHKKISILEINAYVVEISKHIQGRLASSFLDSGIELNNFFIDSINIPDNDPAILRLKEALAKKAEMDIIGFTYQQERSFNTMEEAAGNPGNLGAGMMNTGLGLGMGFGLAGPATDMMNRMTRGMSLDGGTAAAPGASSKSCAGCGTLNPADARFCIGCGQSLQPVPAAASSTCHSCGKPVIPGAKFCPHCGESLIIKCTGCGHELQPGQKFCAECGTRAANG; this comes from the coding sequence ATGGCAATTATTGAAGTAGTCAAATATGACGGGCCTGCAGGCGTCTTCGCCTGGAAATATCCTAATCAGGAGCTGGGGACATGGACACAGCTGATTGTGAATGAATCCCAGGAGGCGATTCTGTTCAAAGGCGGTGAGGCACTCGATTCCTTCACAGCAGGACGTCACACGCTCAGCACGGCGAACATCCCGATTCTGTCGAATGTAGTGAATCTGCCGTTCGGCGGCAAATCACCGTTTACAGCGGAAGTATGGTTCGTGAACAAGATGAACTCTATGAACGTCAAGTGGGGGACAAGCTCGCCGCTGCAGCTACAGGATCCCAAATACCAAATCATGATCTCTGTCCGCGCCTTCGGCCAATTCGGAGTCAAGATTGAGGATCCCCGCAAATTCCTGCTGAAGCTGGTGGGGACGCTGCCGCTATTTGATCAGGACACTATGGTGAGTTATTTCCGCGGGCTGCTGATGTCCAATATTAATGAACTGATCTCTTCTTATCTGGTGCACAAAAAAATCAGCATTCTGGAGATCAATGCCTATGTCGTAGAAATTTCGAAGCATATCCAAGGCCGTCTGGCGTCGTCCTTCCTGGATAGCGGGATCGAGCTGAATAACTTCTTTATTGATTCCATTAACATACCTGATAATGATCCGGCCATACTCCGCTTGAAAGAGGCTTTAGCCAAAAAAGCAGAGATGGACATCATCGGCTTCACTTATCAGCAGGAACGCAGCTTCAATACCATGGAGGAAGCCGCAGGAAATCCGGGTAATTTAGGCGCCGGGATGATGAATACCGGCCTGGGGCTCGGTATGGGCTTTGGCCTTGCCGGACCTGCGACTGATATGATGAACAGGATGACACGCGGCATGTCACTGGACGGCGGTACGGCGGCAGCACCGGGAGCAAGTTCCAAATCCTGTGCAGGCTGTGGAACGCTTAACCCGGCAGATGCGCGGTTCTGTATCGGCTGTGGTCAGAGCCTGCAGCCGGTGCCGGCAGCAGCTAGCAGTACTTGCCACAGCTGCGGCAAGCCGGTAATTCCCGGCGCCAAATTCTGTCCGCATTGCGGGGAGAGTCTGATCATCAAATGCACGGGTTGCGGGCATGAACTGCAGCCCGGCCAGAAATTCTGCGCGGAATGCGGAACAAGGGCGGCTAATGGGTGA